One region of Peromyscus eremicus chromosome 4, PerEre_H2_v1, whole genome shotgun sequence genomic DNA includes:
- the Fpgs gene encoding folylpolyglutamate synthase, mitochondrial produces MSWARSHLRSALSLAAVSARGATAEGAARRWLSAWPAPQEPGMEYQDAVRMLNTLQTNASYLEQVKRQRSDPQAQLEAMEVYLSRSGLQVEDLNCLNIIHVTGTKGKGSTCAFTERILRNYGLKTGFFSSPHLVQVRERIRINGKPISPELFTKHFWRLYHQLEEFKDDSHISMPAYFRFLTLMAFHVFLQEKVDLAVIEVGIGGAYDSTNIIRKPVVCGVSSLGIDHTSLLGDTVEKIAWQKGGIFKPDVPAFTVLQPEGPLAVLRDRAQQTSCPLYLCPPLEVLEEGGLPLTLGLEGEHQRSNAALALQLAHSWLEQQDHQDVRELKVSRPGTRGQLPLAPVFHPTSHMRHGLRDTEWPGRTQVLRRGPLTWYLDGAHTTSSVQACVRWYCQSLQRSKRPNGGPEVHVLLFNSTGDRDSAALLKLLQPCQFDYAVFCPNLTEVSSTEDADQQNFTVTLDQVLLRCLQHQQHWSCLAEKQASPDLWSGPSAEPGGPGSLLLAQHPPHSASTNSLVFSCISHALQWISQGRDPIFQPPSPPRSVLSHPTASSGASILREAAAVHVLVTGSLHLVGGVLKLLEPSLSQ; encoded by the exons ATGTCGTGGGCGCGGAGCCACCTGCGCTCGGCTCTGTCCCTGGCAGCTGTTTCTGCGCGTGGTGCAACGGCCGAGGGCGCGGCGCGGCGGTGGTTGAGCGCGTGGCCCGCGCCGCAGGAGCCCGGCATGGAGTATCAG GATGCTGTGCGCATGCTCAACACCCTGCAGACCAATGCCAGCTACCTGGAGCAGGTAAAGCGTCAACGGAGTGACCCTCAGGCGCAGCTGGAAGCCATGGAGGTGTACCTGTCACGGAGTGGGCTGCAG GTGGAGGACCTAAACTGCCTAAACATTATCCATGTCACTGGGACCAAAGGAAAG GGCTCCACCTGTGCCTTCACTGAACGCATCCTGCGGAATTACGGCCTGAAGACAGGCTTCTTTAG CTCTCCCCACCTGGTGCAGGTGCGTGAACGGATTCGCATCAATGGGAAGCCCATCAGTCCGGAACTTTTTACCAAACACTTCTGGCGCCTCTATCACCAGCTGGAGGAGTTCAAG GATGACAGCCACATTTCTATGCCTGCCTACTTCCGCTTCCTCACACTCATGGCCTTCCATGTCTTCCTCCAAGAgaag GTGGACCTGGCTGTGATAGAAGTGGGCATTGGCGGGGCTTATGACTCCACCAACATCATCAG AAAGCCAGTGGTGTGTGGAGTGTCCTCTCTTGGTATTGACCACACCAGCCTGCTAGGAGACACGGTGGAGAAAATAGCCTGGCAGAAAGGGGGCATCTTTAAG CCTGATGTTCCTGCCTTTACTGTGCTACAGCCAGAAGGTCCCCTGGCCGTGCTGAGGGATCGAGCCCAGCAGACCtca TGTCCTCTGTACCTGTGTCCACCGTTAGAAGTCCTGGAAGAGGGTGGGCTGCCGCTGACCCTGGGCCTGGAGGGAGAGCACCAGCGGTCCAATGCAGCCTTAGCCTTGCAGCTGGCCCATAGTTGGCTGGAGCAGCAGGACCACCAGG ATGTCCGGGAGCTGAAGGTGTCCAGGCCAGGCACACGGGGGCAGCTGCCTCTGGCCCCTGTGTTCCATCCCACCTCTCACATGAGACATG GGCTTCGGGACACGGAGTGGCCTGGTCGGACACAGGTGCTGCGGCGGGGACCTCTCACCTGGTACCTGGACGGGGCACACACCACCAGCAGCGTGCAGGCCTGTGTGCGCTGGTATTGCCAGTCATTACAGCGCAGTAAACGCCCCAATGG TGGGCCTGAAGTACATGTCTTGCTCTTCAACTCCACTGGTGACAGGGACTCTGCCGCTCTGCTGAAGCTGCTGCAG CCCTGCCAGTTTGACTATGCTGTCTTCTGCCCCAACCTGACAGAGGTGTCATCCACAGAGGACGCAG ACCAGCAGAACTTCACAGTGACTCTGGACCAGGTGCTGCTCCGCTGCCTCCAACACCAGCAACACTGGAGCTGCCTGGCCGAGAAACAAGCCAGCCCTGACCTCTGGAGTGGCCCCAGCGCAGAGCCTGGCGGGCCGGGCTCCCTGCTGCTGGCCCAGCACCCACCTCACTCTGCTAGCACGAACTCCCTAGTTTTTAGCTGCATCTCCCACGCCCTACAGTGGATCAGCCAAGGCCGGGATCCCATCTTTCAACCCCCGAGCCCTCCAAGGAGCGTCCTCAGCCACCCCACAGCCAGCAGTGGGGCAAGCATTCTCCGAGAGGCTGCTGCAGTCCACGTACTGGTTACGGGGAGCCTGCACTTGGTGGGGGGAGTCCTAAAGCTGCTGGAGCCTTCCCTGTCCCAGTAG
- the Cdk9 gene encoding cyclin-dependent kinase 9 yields MQRDAPPRAPAPAPRLPAPPIGAANSTGGGGGGGGSGGGGGSSAAPAPPGLSGTTSPRGPGGGRRPEEAGSAPRGRKWPWRRKWRGRGGAWSVAGPGAAGAAAGGGGGGGGGGGALEAAMAKQYDSVECPFCDEVTKYEKLAKIGQGTFGEVFKAKHRQTGQKVALKKVLMENEKEGFPITALREIKILQLLKHENVVNLIEICRTKASPYNRCKGSIYLVFDFCEHDLAGLLSNVLVKFTLSEIKRVMQMLLNGLYYIHRNKILHRDMKAANVLITRDGVLKLADFGLARAFSLAKNSQPNRYTNRVVTLWYRPPELLLGERDYGPPIDLWGAGCIMAEMWTRSPIMQGNTEQHQLALISQLCGSITPEVWPNVEKYELFEKLELVKGQKRKVKDRLKAYVRDPYALDLIDKLLVLDPAQRIDSDDALNHDFFWSDPMPSDLKGMLSTHLTSMFEYLAPPRRKGSQITQQSTNQSRNPATTNQTEFERVF; encoded by the exons ATGCAGCGGGACGCACCGCCGCGAGCCCCAGCCCCAGCGCCACGGCTCCCTGCGCCCCCGATCGGAGCCGCCAACAGcactggcggcggcggcggaggcgggGGTAGTGGCGGCGGCGGAGGCTCCTCTGCAGCTCCGGCTCCCCCTGGCCTCTCGGGAACTACAAGTCCCAGGGGGCCTGGCGGCGGGCGGAGACCGGAAGAGGCGGGATCGGCACCTCGAGGCCGGAAGTGGCCTTGGAGGCGGAAGTGGCGCGGCCGCGGAGGGGCCTGGAGTGTGGCGGGACCGGGAGCGGCGGGAGCTGCGGctgggggcggcggcggcggcggcggcggcggcggcgcgctgGAGGCGGCCATGGCCAAGCAGTACGACTCAGTGGAGTGCCCGTTTTGCGATGAGGTCACCAAATACGAGAAACTTGCCAAGATCGGCCAAGGCACATTCGG GGAAGTGTTTAAAGCCAAGCACCGTCAGACGGGCCAGAAGGTGGCTCTGAAGAAAGTGTTGATGGAGAATGAGAAGGAGGGG TTCCCCATCACAGCCTTGCGGGAAATCAAGATTCTACAGCTCCTAAAACATGAGAATGTAGTCAACCTAATTGAGATTTGTCGAACCAAAG CTTCCCCCTATAACCGTTGCAAGGGCAGTATCTATCTGGTGTTTGACTTCTGTGAGCATGACCTTGCTGGGCTGCTGAGCAACGTCTTAGTCAAGTTCACACTGTCTGAGATCAAGAGGGTGATGCAGATGCTGTTGAATGGACTCTACTACATCCACAGGAACAAG ATCCTGCACAGGGATATGAAGGCTGCCAATGTGCTCATCACCCGGGATGGGGTCCTGAAGCTGGCAGATTTTGGGCTGGCTCGTGCATTCAGCCTAGCTAAGAACAGCCAGCCCAACCGCTATACCAACCGAGTGGTGACATTGTGGTACCGGCCGCCGGAGCTGTTGCTCG GAGAGCGGGACTACGGCCCGCCCATTGACCTGTGGGGTGCTGGATGCATCATGGCAGAGATGTGGACTCGCAGCCCTATCATGCAGGGCAACACGGAGCAGCACCAGCTTGCCCTCATCAGCCAGCTCTGTGGCTCCATAACCCCAGAG GTATGGCCGAATGTGGAGAAGTATGAGCTCTTTGAAAAGCTGGAACTGGTCAAGGGCCAGAAGCGGAAGGTGAAGGACCGGCTGAAGGCCTATGTCCGTGACCCCTATGCTCTGGACCTCATTGACAAGCTGCTGGTGCTCGACCCTGCACAGCGGATTGACAGTGACGACGCACTCAACCACGACTTCTTCTGGTCAGACCCCATGCCCTCGGACCTCAAGGGCATGCTGTCTACCCACCTGACGTCAATGTTTGAGTACCTAGCACCGCCACGGCGGAAGGGCAGCCAGATCACTCAGCAATCCACCAACCAGAGCCGAAATCCAGCTACTACCAACCAGACAGAATTTGAGCGCGTCTTCTGA